Proteins encoded in a region of the Moritella marina ATCC 15381 genome:
- the rpsK gene encoding 30S ribosomal protein S11 yields MAKTPTRARKRVKKQVADGIAHVHASFNNTIVTITDRQGNALSWATAGGSGFRGSRKSTPFAAQVAAERAGEMAKEYGLKNLEVMVKGPGPGRESSIRALNSIGYKITNITDVTPIPHNGCRPPKKRRV; encoded by the coding sequence ATGGCTAAAACCCCAACTCGCGCTCGTAAGCGCGTTAAAAAGCAAGTTGCTGACGGTATTGCACACGTTCATGCTTCTTTCAATAACACTATTGTGACAATCACAGATCGCCAAGGTAATGCTTTATCTTGGGCAACTGCAGGCGGCTCAGGCTTCCGTGGTTCTCGTAAGTCAACTCCATTCGCTGCGCAGGTTGCTGCTGAGCGTGCTGGTGAAATGGCTAAAGAGTACGGTTTGAAAAATTTAGAAGTTATGGTTAAGGGCCCTGGTCCTGGTCGTGAATCTTCTATTCGTGCATTGAATTCGATTGGTTATAAAATTACTAACATCACTGATGTTACACCAATCCCTCACAATGGTTGTCGTCCACCTAAAAAGCGTCGCGTATAA
- the rpsD gene encoding 30S ribosomal protein S4, translating to MARYLGPKLKLSRREGTDLFLKSGVRAIESKCKIDNAPGVHGARKPRLSDYGLQLREKQKVRRMYGVLEKQFRNLYKEAARLKGNTGENLLALLEGRLDNVVYRMGFGSTRAESRQLVSHKAIVVNGKVVNIPSYKVKVNDTVSIREKAKKQARIASALEISEQREKASWVEVDSKTLEGVFKRAPERSDLSADINEQLIVELYSK from the coding sequence ATGGCTAGATATTTGGGCCCAAAGCTCAAGCTTAGTCGTCGTGAAGGTACAGATCTTTTCTTGAAAAGTGGCGTACGCGCGATTGAATCTAAGTGTAAAATTGATAACGCACCTGGTGTACATGGTGCACGTAAACCTCGTCTATCTGACTACGGTTTACAACTACGTGAAAAGCAAAAAGTTCGTCGTATGTACGGTGTACTTGAAAAGCAATTCCGTAACTTATATAAAGAAGCTGCTCGTCTAAAAGGTAACACTGGTGAAAACCTACTTGCTTTATTAGAAGGCCGTCTAGATAACGTTGTTTATCGTATGGGCTTTGGTTCTACTCGTGCGGAATCGCGCCAGCTAGTAAGCCACAAAGCAATCGTTGTAAACGGTAAAGTTGTAAATATCCCTTCTTACAAAGTGAAAGTTAACGATACAGTTAGCATTCGCGAGAAGGCTAAGAAGCAAGCTCGTATCGCTTCAGCTCTTGAAATTTCAGAGCAGCGTGAGAAAGCATCTTGGGTTGAAGTTGACAGTAAGACACTTGAAGGCGTTTTCAAACGTGCTCCTGAGCGTTCTGATCTGTCTGCAGACATCAACGAACAGCTTATTGTTGAACTTTACTCTAAGTAA